The Gouania willdenowi chromosome 14, fGouWil2.1, whole genome shotgun sequence nucleotide sequence AGGTGGGTGCTGCAGGTCTTCAGGGCTTTGCTGTTCAGAGACTTGTTGTTGCTGGTCAGACAGACAATGGTGATCTTAGAGTAGGTAACCACAATGGAGCCGATGGAAGAGCTGAACAGGAGCACGGTGAAGGTGAGGCCATAGATGTTGTTAATTAACATGCTCTCACAGGAGAGCTTGAAGAGAGAGGCGTTGTCACAGAACAGGTTCATGATCATAGCTCTGCATCTGTTGAGCCGGATGGTGAGGCCCAGTAAGATCGCTACCAGAAAGAAAGCCACACCCCAAGCCGACGCCGTCAGCTTCACCACCATCCTCTTGGTCATGATGGTGGAATATCGCAGAGGGTTACAGATGGCCACGTAGCGGTAAAAGGCCATGATGATGAGTACCGTGTGTGTGGTGGTACCAAACATGTGTGTAGTGAAAGCCTGAACCACACACTCGTAGTAAGTGATGCGGCGCTCGGAGGGTGGCAGCAGGATGTCCATCAGCAGGCGAGGAAGCAAAATGGAGTTCCCTAAGATGTCATTGATGGGCAGGTTACAGAAAAGCAGATACATGGGCTGATGGAGGTTGGTGTTAAATAAAATCAGAGCAGCAATGCCCACATTTAAAACTATAATGAAGATGTACGCAAGCAAAAGGGAGATAAAGACAAGGTACACATAGTCTTTGTGGACATTTAAGCCCTCCAACTGAAGAGTGAAGCTGTTGTAGGTGTAGTTCTCCATCAACCTGTaaatacaacacaaacacaaacacacaagacaaagaGAAGGCCTTCACAATGAGGACAGAGGAAACCtgcctttattatttattattatttattcattgtcgAACGTGTCTAACACGTCTGACTCTGGACTTCCGTCTTCTCTGCAGCTTTATACTGATGCTCCTTCATCCTGAGAGAATCACTGCatccactacacacacacacacacatccacccacacacacacacacacacatcctcaaCTCCATGCAAACGCAGTCCAGAGCTAAAATCTCAACATCAACAACACCAAAGCTACTAAAGTTCAGCAGCTTGTTTATAATAAATTACCTCATATAttagtgcaacagaaaacattaaatagtttaacaattaaaaaaaaaaacattcaaatcagcagaaaaaacattaaattaattattaaaaatctccctctcagtcatacgcagtagataAAGAAGAAAAGCCTTTAACTttatgtgatgctgacttcagttctgctggcagtttgttccacttctttgcagcctAACAACTACAAGCAGCGgtaccgcccggagagaccctgcaaaaagagcccccagcaacaccccccaCGCTCCCCAGAAACCCaccgcccgaccgcaccatcctgatgtatttgtactctacacggcggcccagccatcaacagaagGGCCGGGCCCCCATccgacaggcccaaatgtgtgaaactaccctgttatggtgcctctccattcccccaaagagaggcacttccctatcccctgtgtgtgtgagtgaatgtgtgtgtttagtgagtgtatgaagtgctattaaaaatgGTGAGCATTGCTCCCCTCCCGTccatgtggtgcaatagctctggagggtggaagaggtggtccctccttccggagggtggtgtgttgaggtgtaattaaaattggagggaatAGTAGGGCAACCTGAGGTGGGAGTGCCacccccgcgccactacttagtagcacaagtggtggccccctccacccctatCCCTACCacccagccccccaagggttgggtgtatgtgtgtggtgcaccaagtgggtgagccagaccagctgggagtgagtgaatTAAAGTGTCCATGatggaggcctgtctggtatgagCCCGACCCGTCCACATGGCGGGCCACCAGAGAGGGTAAATGGCACCGCGGGCCCCAGGGATGCGCCTAGCAGCACCGCCGGAGACCCACCTCGCGGTGCCTGCCAAATGGAGCACGGTGggacccccaccccccaggcacagccaggcaccagccacatcccccagtgTTCCAGGGGGTGACCCCCGCCACCCACCTGCCCAGAGAggcccgccccgccaaagcagggGGCGGCCGAGCGGCCAATGCTCGCATCAGGTCCCGCACGGCACCACGATACAACACCCTCCACAGGGAGACCCAGCCGTCCCGACGAGAGAGGGTGTCACCAACTGCCCAAGCAGTACCACCctgccagccacggaccgatagGCAGGCGAACCTAAGCActcccagccaggcaccgccaccccacaccaatgccgccagcagagccccccccaAAGGCCACCCCCGATCACCCACGCACcgacacgagacaccccccaACGCCAGCACAGCCCAGAGGACAGCGGGTCCCAAGCCACCAGCCCCACCCTGCCCAAGGCAGTGCGGCGCCACACCGAACTGCGGCCAGTCTCCGGGCAGATGGTGGTGGAGCATGCCCCAAGATGCCCAAACCTGAGACCCACCCCCGGTGCCCCAGCCAGTAGACCAACCACCCCTGACGTGGATCCGCCAGGCCAGGAGCCACAGGCCGCACCCCCACATACACCCACCCAGCACGAccccaggggaggccccagcaTGGGGGTGAATCCATAGctcacccttccctccccccGACGCCACACACGCCGGCCCATGCGGTCTCCCAATTGAGCCCCGGGGGGCGACCCGGCCCACCACGCCAGCGGCATCTTCAGCGAAGGCGCGCCGCAGGGAACCAAGCCAAAGTGCCACCCAACAACCCTAGACGCAAGCGCCGCCCCTGAGCAGTCGCCAACCCCACCCAGCCCCCCCCCGTCTCGGAGCCatgaaccccaccaccccaggcctgCCGACGGGCCCACCCCCAAGCCACCCCTCCCGCCGCAGCAACACCTGCCCCGAAGCGAAGGCCACAGTCCCCCCACCAGCATCCTGGGCCCCCCAATGCCCAACACAACGGGAGAGCAAGTGAAGGCGGAGGAGGGGGGtacagagagcaagaggaaagagtggcagagaaacGTGCCGGCCCCCAGCCCCAAAGGCCCCCCAGATGCGCATGGAtggggcaggagagcaacatCAAACAGCCCAGAGACCACGACAACACTCGAAAGAGACGCACGCCCGcgcagaggcacccaaaacacccaggtcaaggccaccccacaagcccatggaggtgcaggtctacaattagatcagtgtgttagttaagagtggtgctggcagtcgcttgcagcctagatcatcaggctaaaattGAAAGAAcatgatttaatgcaattagaaaaggagtGTGTCTGGTCGCCGACTTGCGTCACCTACCGCTCGAAGCGCTGCTCCGCAGACGCCGACCCCGGCATCATGGTGTGCATCACGGGTGGCTTCGTCCGCTGCGCCGCAGCTCTCCACTGGCCGACAAGGAAATGACTCTACGCCTTGGCTTGCAGAATGCTAGATAGCTAGCCAACAAATCTCACCTCCTGAAGGACCTTTTTATGTCCCTCGGGTTGGATCTGATGTACCTTACAGAAACATGGCAACGAGAGGATGAGTACGTTCATCTCAATGAGTTGTGCCCTCCAGATTGCTCTGTGTTTGGAACTCCACAGCTCACGCGATGTGGAGGAGGATTAGCGCTCCAATACCGGGACGCTTTTAGCTGCAGACTGTTGGACATGAACAAATTCAACTTCTTAAATGAACactctttttactgtgtttttatctATCGACCTCCTGGTCCTGCTCGTTTATTTCTAgatgaattctctgagtttatgtcaTCTATTGTTAAGCTGGAGAGTGTATTAATTCTTGGTGATTTTAATCTGCATGTTGATAACTCTTCTTGTCTTATGGCAGCTGAGCTGATGTCTCTTATGGACTCATTTCACATGTCGGGTCCAACACACTATAAaggtcatactttagatttggtcttttcttttggttCAAAAATTGACCATCTAGGTATTGAAGACTTACAAATAAGCAACCATTGCTGTATCGTATTTAATCTGTCATTCTCACTGGTACGGACTACAACCAATGTGAAAAAGTGGAGACGCATTCTTAATGAAGCAGCAATTAGTGTGTTTTCTGCCTCTTTTGACCCAACTACATTTGCTAgttgtgatgatgttgacacttttttgacaaactttaatagccactgtttgactgttttggacacagtagcaccagctaaaaaAACTCCAGGCTCTAATAAGAAACCTTGTCCGTGGATGAATGAAACTATTTTTAGCTTTATGAGAAGCTGCCGGAAAGTGGCACGGTTGTGGAAAACAACTAAATTAGAGGTGCATAGActccatttaaaagaaaagataatggagctaaatgaaatattaaaacaCGCCCCCTCTGCTTATTTCACTAatcttgttttgcaaaataagagaaaccccaaggttttgttcaatactattgaaaatcttattgcaccctcaccgtcccatgtgcctgtacacacacaggaggactgtaacatttttttttttacttttttgtaaacaaagtacaagaaatcagggctagcatcactcctcccttggttagcttgtgCACTGCATCAGCCCCTGTGAGCTAATGGgcctccttcactcctgtcagccttgaggatgttcaggttttagtaggaaagatgaaaccctcattgagcactgtagacattgtttctacttctctgcttttaaatgtttttgatgttgtcgggccttgggtggtaaaattgataaaccgctcacttttatctggctcGGACCGCAGGTTCTTTAAACATGCGATAGTAAACCCTATTTAtaaaaaaacccaatcttgatccgggggagccttaaaactaccggcccatatctaagcttcccttcatgtctgAAATCATGGAGATAACGGTTGCTAAcagctaacctcatacatggaacagcatgatttttatgataaatatcaatctggttttagatcaatccactcccctgaaactgctcttctgaaagtttccagtgacgtgatgatggccgctgactctggtcgttacacagttttgGTTTTACTCGATCTGACAGttgcctttgatacagtagatcacagtatactggttgatcgactcaaatctgagatggggttttctggtactgttctccagtggtttacctcttacattaatggaagaactttaatgttgctattaacgatgttatgtccaatatgtccaacctgtcatgtgaagtagcccagggctctgttctggggcctgttttattttttactgtatctgatgcctcttggtcggttgatccatGCTTTTAAcaatgtgtcttatcatttttatgctgatgatatccagttgtactgctcctttaatgactcagagtttcacttttttatctgagttcttagattgtatatccCGTATCTGGTTATCATCAAATTATCTTGAGataaattttaataaaacagaaactctgatcatctctcctgataaaaagatcGCTCTGATTAAAAACTTTCTttgtgatctgggctcatctgttaaaaccagcctcagaaaccttggggttgtttttgatcagtcaaGGTCTCTGGAGGGTCACTGTCGtctactgactaaaaactgtttttaccacattgagaaatatttctaaagtgaggcatctattatcaaaatcagatcaggaactggtcatacacgcatttaaATCATCACacattgactattgtaattctgtttttacttgtcgACTCAGAACGCTGctgtcagacttttaactggtgctcccACAACATCCCACATAACctccattcttgctactctgcactggcttccagttaagtttcgaaTACAGTACAAAATATTAGTTCTTACGTTCCGagcgttacatggtcaggctCCTACATATATcacggacttgttgtgcccctacagaTCAGGGCAAAACCTTcagtcttcaggtcagggtctcctaaagaccccaaaaacaaaatttaaaacccgaggagacctggcgttccaggctgtagctcccagactctggaataacctgcaccagtctctccgggagctcaacacttttaaaaaactgttgaagacagaagcttttagttaactggtaTTTAAATTTctattatcctttaatgttgctgctcTTAAGATGtttatgcacccatgttttattattctattatgatgttgcactttatttttaccacaactctgtacagcacttttattttatctgcaaaaagcactttataaataaattacttacttacttacaataATGaatgataagaaaaaaaaaagtgcttccACTTCTAAACCTTTCAATACAAGAGcatcttttaatttttgtttaactGTCAACTCAATTCGGTTGCAATTACTGacaaataattattgattacaaaacatttgcatttttttttttttacttttttttttttttttcctttgtctgcacatgctgttgaaggttaacactacaagaagtgaaatattttaacagcaatgcatattttgttattgcaattaaataaatttatttatttcattgcataattgtgaccatcaccagccctccctagggaagggtaagaaatactttattaaagggaggatgtaaaaaagagagggcagtgttacaccaaggtgagggggtggaggggggtggggaagttaacagggaagagggatacaagataggaaatggaatgggtggggagcaGTCGAaaggtttcaagtgatgcgatgtgaaattgtggttgtgtatgtagccctgataaataaatatgtatatatgtgaataatatctaaaatattattatatattgatGATCATATTTATATAGGATTGACAGTATTATTTATACTTATAcagaattatatttattaaatataatagtaaACAAGTTGTGTAAAGTATGTAAGTTCTAAGTTCAGTTGGGTGGTTTGGACGAGGATTCTCCGTTGctaaaaactcattttttttaagcGTGTGACGTCCCTTCCTCCACTCTACTCTCACGAGATTACGTTTAGCCAATCACGTAGCTCGGTCACCTATTTGCAAGCAgctgtgtttgttccctgtcagagagtgaGGGACACACACACGAAGCTGCTGCAACAGGTTGGtcctttcacttttattttcggGTTTCTTAACAACTCTAGTACTCACAACAACCTTTGTACACCTTCAGCCTTCACGCACCTCAGGGATAAGAACCATGTAATCCTGCTGCGCTTGAGGTTTGAAAAGGAATTGGTGAGTTTGAATGTTTGTTTGAATGTAGCATGCTATGCTAAACTGAATGCTAACGTAATGCCATTCAACTAGGTTGGGTGGCTAATGTTGTATTAGGTACCATTATGTTGAGTGCTGTGATACCTCAGTATAACTGTTAACACTGTTTAACTATTGAATTGTGTTGGTTAAGTGagtgattatttattattgtgaaAATGTTTTCTCTGATATATTCAATCATTGTATCATGGCTCAACTGAGAAATGAAATTTAATGATTAATTCATGATAAAGGAATTAAttcatatttattgattattgtgcGCACAGAAGAATTAACTAATTAGTGAATATATTATTTATGTGGTCTTATTTAATTATACAGGCCAGGTTTCCCTGGTATGGGTACCAACTGATGGTGAGCTTGACAGATTACTGCCCAGAACTGAAGGATCCAGTCCACAACTCAAGTGATCTGGTAGGAGGTTGTTGCAGCCTTGTTCTTCCCCCCTCATTCACACTGCTTTCGGACATGTGGAAGCGTATTAGGAGCGAACTAAAAGCTGTTGGCTTTTATGGACTATTTTGAGACGGTAGAAACTATCTAGTGGTGAGATACCACTGGCTACTTGGATGAACTCGTGGAAGGTTCCAAACATTGGATGTGGAACCACATTGGCACTATActcataggaaaaaaaaaactcaagccTGAGTGCACTTAAATACTGCAGCTGTAaatattgtgtgtaaatgttgttttttgttgggtctgtaaatattgtcaatatatatatatattatgaacTAAACCACTGTGTAATATTGCCTTATTTATTGTCCATTCCCTCCTTGAGTTGAACTTATCTTCTGAAGTCTAGTCCGATACTACTAAATgtctaaaataaaattactatTGGTAATTAAAATCACACCCCATATTATGACATAAATGTTAcatgtatattgtgcttattgttgtcttatcaagccagtttggtgaccagtgtgcggcttaggaataatggtggtggctgtgaacatcaggaagaagtgagtggaaattccataaaacaggtatttgggaacaacgtgtctatggttgagcccagtatgactgttatcccacagcccaaggccagtgcatccatgacaaatgtatttccaagaaccgccactgcaaaacccacgagccgcccccgggcccgaagaagcagtcaggccagcagcaagagcgggcaatctaggggcccccggtgaccaccccacggccaagcagccccccgaacgcccccaagatcccaagccgggaggcaaccatcgcccccccatacacacccgagaaagccccaaggagccaaggacccagcgcaccacgccaccgatccaacccccaacccaccaggcggccgacagcaacctccaccaccggaacagctagcgccgccccccagtaaacagcatcgctccgaggcgccgaacaaccccgccccaaccccggcgaggacaccagcacacctccagcacacccaccccccaaaccggcgaggcaggccgccccgggtccgcacaccgcggggcccgcccccaaggccaccaggagacgaaacaagcaccaagccacacccaaggggaggaagcgcctccgcgccccaccaggccgacaccgcccggaaagaccccgcaaggagagaccccagcaaagcccccccgagacccaccgccacgcccgaccgcaccatcctgatgtatttttactctatgcagtggcccagccaccaacagaggggtcaggcccccaccggagaggcccaaatatgtgaaccacatttttttacttttaacgattttcgattcaattttcaattatTGCTGATTATTTGACCTCACTGCCCCTTCAATATTGTATGGTCTAATCAAAATATTGTGGTGAGCACTTAGGGACTGTTCTCTCACCCAAGGGGTTGATGTGTATGAGGTGTGGTTTTTTGTGTGATGCTGCTTAACTGATAAAAGCTGTTCTAACCTCCACCTGAGTCGTTCCTTCATCCTGCCACATTGGTGACCAAAACGCGTGAACATTTCCTCCACCAACCTCTCTGCAGTCGTAGTGGCGGTTTGGTCTGGCACCGCATATGCCTCAGGCCACTTTGTAAAATAATCCATCGGCACCAGGACGTAGCGGTTACCAGTGTCAGTGAGAGGGAAAGGACCCAAGATGTCAACCCCCACCCGCTCCATTGGGGCCCCCACCAGATATTGCTGCAATGGGGCTCGTGATCGCTGAGGCGGTCCTTTCTGTGCAGTGCAGGTGTCGCAGCAATGTACATGTAACTCCACATCTTGGCGACAGCCAGGCCAATAGAACCGACTCCTGAGCCGGTGGAGCGTCTTAGCATTCCCGTAGTGTCCGGCCCCCACTGAACCATGGACAATCCTCAGGACCTGGGAACGGAGCTCTTTGGGTACCAGGAGTTGCAGAGTTTGCTGTCCCCGCATGGGAGCCTGCCAACGCCGATACACCAGTCCGTCTCTCAACTCAAAGTTACCCCACTGGGAATGGTAAGCCTTTACCTCCGAGTCCAGCGATGACACACCCGACCAATCGGGT carries:
- the LOC114475295 gene encoding olfactory receptor 8U1-like translates to MENYTYNSFTLQLEGLNVHKDYVYLVFISLLLAYIFIIVLNVGIAALILFNTNLHQPMYLLFCNLPINDILGNSILLPRLLMDILLPPSERRITYYECVVQAFTTHMFGTTTHTVLIIMAFYRYVAICNPLRYSTIMTKRMVVKLTASAWGVAFFLVAILLGLTIRLNRCRAMIMNLFCDNASLFKLSCESMLINNIYGLTFTVLLFSSSIGSIVVTYSKITIVCLTSNNKSLNSKALKTCSTHLVVYLIMIFCGFTFILMHRFPQYSDYRKLTAILFHVVPGSLNPIIYGVQSAEISKSLSKVFCRRSEQRKVVNSS